In Thiofilum sp., the genomic window TTATGACGGGCGTATTTCGGTTTGCTAAAGCGATTAATCGTTTAAACCCAGAGCCTAATGTGGGATTGTTATTGCCAACGAGTGTGGGAAGTGCATTGGCGAATATGGCAGTATTCACCTTGGGTAAAACCGTGGTGAATTTAAATTTCACTGCTAGTACGGCTGCTTTAAGACATGCTGCTACCCAAACAGGGATGAAGCGTATTTTTACCTCGCAAAAATTTGTGGAAAAACTCAAAGAGCGCAATATTCAAGTGGCGGAGATTTTTGAGGGTTTAGAGCTGGTTTATTTAGAGGATATTAAGGCTAGTATTCCTAAGTATAAAATGATCATGACCTTATTGGCAGTCAATTTATTGCCAGCTAAATGGTTACAGTGGCGTTATGTAAAGCAAGTTGATTTAGAGGAAACTGCCGCTATTTTATTTAGTAGCGGCAGTGAAAGTTTACCCAAAGCCATTATGCTTTCGCATCGTAATATTGCCGCTAATGTGCGCCAAGTAGCCGATACACTCAATACTCGTGATAATGATGTATTAATGGGAACTTTACCTACCTTTCATGCTTTTGGCTTTTTAGCCACTACTATGTTGCCTTTAGCCGAGGGTATTCCCTTAATTTGTCATCCAGATCCTACCGATGGTTTGAATATTGCCAAAGGGGTAGCACGTTATGAAGCGACGGTATTATTTGGCACAGCTACCTTTTTACGGTTATACGCACGCAATAATAAAATCCATCCTTTAATGTTTCAGCCTTTACGCTTAGTCGTAGCGGGTGCGGAAAAGCTTACTCCAGAAGTGAGGAGGGTTTTCAATGAGCGTTTTGGCAAAATGATTTTAGAGGGCTATGGCGCAACCGAATTATCTCCGGTAGCGGCGGTAAATATACCGGATGAATTAGATTCGCGTTATTGGTTTGTGCAGCAAGGTAATCGTCCGGGCACGGTGGGTTTACCTTTGCCCGGAACCTGTTTCCGTGTGGTTGATCCTGATAGTTTAGCCATGTTGCCAATAGGTCAAGATGGTTTGATTTTAATTAGTGGACCACAAGTAATGAAAGGTTATTTGGATAACCCTGAATTAACGGCTAAAACCATTATCGAATTAGAAGGGACGCGTTGGTATAAAACCGGAGATAAAGGTCATATAGACGAGGATGGGTTTTTAACAATAGTAGATCGGTATTCACGCTTTGCTAAATTAGGCGGGGAGATGATTAGTCTCACTGCTATTGAAATGGAAATTCGCCAAGCGATGGAAAACCCTGATATGGATATAGTCGCGGTGAATTTAGCGGATGATAAAAAGGGTGAAAAGGTAGTGTTATTAGTATCATTATTATCCGGTGCTTATGAAGCTAAAGACATTCGTGCCAAATTAGTCGAAAAACAGATTAATCCCCTCATGCTTCCGGCTAACTACTATATGGTTGAGCAAGTGCCTAAACTAGGTAGTGGTAAAACTGATTTTGCAGCAGCACGTCAATTAGCACTGCAATTAGAGCAAAGTGCTTAATAACAGGAGTCTAAACGGATGATTACCTTTCCTAGTGCACCTCAACACGTTTTAGTAACGGGTGGAACAGGGTTTATTGGTCAAGCTTTAATTAAAGAACTGTTGGCTAATCAACACCAAGTGACGGTGTTGTCACGTAATGTACAAAAGGCTCAAGCCTTATTTAAGGGTAAAGTTCAGGCGATTAGTCATTTAGCTGATTTTAAACCTAATACACCGATTACGGCAGTGATTAATCTGGCGGGTGCGCGGATTTTGGGTAAACCGTGGACGGCAAAGCAAAAGGCTGTATTACGTGCTAGCCGGATTCAATTGACTCAAACCCTAATAGATTGGATGGCTCAGCAGACCACGAAACCGCCAGTGTTATTATCGGCTTCAGCGATTGGCTATTACGGGATTCAGCGTCAAGGCGATCAAACCGCTCTGACGGAAACTAGCCCACCCCAAGCGATTTTCATGTCAGAGCTATGCCAAGACTGGGAAAAAACCGCTCTACAAGCGCAAAGCTATGGTGTCAAAGTAGCGACCATGCGCTTTGGGGTGGTGCTG contains:
- a CDS encoding TIGR01777 family oxidoreductase; the protein is MITFPSAPQHVLVTGGTGFIGQALIKELLANQHQVTVLSRNVQKAQALFKGKVQAISHLADFKPNTPITAVINLAGARILGKPWTAKQKAVLRASRIQLTQTLIDWMAQQTTKPPVLLSASAIGYYGIQRQGDQTALTETSPPQAIFMSELCQDWEKTALQAQSYGVKVATMRFGVVLGQGGALPMMLLPVKLGVGGRMGTGQQWMSWIHLEDLLQALAHAWSELVNNPNAAKAYNFTAPEVVTQEQFVKTAAGVLKRPSFFPTPAWPVKLLLGEQADLLLEGQKVIPQALTQKGFKFKYPTMRSALEAICG